Proteins from a single region of Bos indicus isolate NIAB-ARS_2022 breed Sahiwal x Tharparkar chromosome 6, NIAB-ARS_B.indTharparkar_mat_pri_1.0, whole genome shotgun sequence:
- the LOC109559976 gene encoding LOW QUALITY PROTEIN: eukaryotic translation initiation factor 4 gamma 2-like (The sequence of the model RefSeq protein was modified relative to this genomic sequence to represent the inferred CDS: inserted 1 base in 1 codon), with product MQEWSKLRRYMEFWAMGSGLADQGPGKRNIERSVAAWRHCRLSQGGRLGKECKKQSQASSESELYGVLGEGFSFLPSSSLPTPSINIILLKILRCQAAKVENAIAEVGASRFSASSGGGGSRGAPQHYPKTAGNSEFPGETPGQNAQKWIPARSPRRDDNSAANNSANEKERRDAIFRKVRGILNKLTPEKFDKLCLELLNVGVESKLILKGVIQLIVEKALEEPKYSSLYAHLCLRLAEDAPNFDGPAAEGQPGQKQSTTFRCLLISKLQDEFENQTRNVDVYDKRENPLLPEEEEQRAIAKIKMLGNIKFIGELGKLDLIHESILHKCIKTLLEKKKRVQLKDMREDLECLCQIMRTVGPRLDHERAKPLMDQYFARMCSLMLSKELPVRIRSLLQDAVELREYHWAPCKAFLDNGPKMINQIRQDAGKDLGVFIPAPMAQGMRSDFFXEGLFMPPRMKIDRDPLGGLADMFGQMPGSGIGIGPGVIQDRFSPTMGRHRSNQLFSGHGGHIMPPTQSQFGEMGGKFMKSQGLSQLYHNQSQGLLSQLQGQSKDMPPRFFKKGQLNADEVSLRPAQSFLMNKNQVSLKETWFTCTKLISFERS from the exons ATCTGTAGCTGCCTGGAGACACTGCCGTCTCTCCCAAGGTGGAAGACTGGGGAAGGAG TGCAAAAAGCAATCACAGGCCAGCAGCGAGTCGGAGCTCTATGGAG TTCTCGGTGAAGGTTTTTCATTTCTCccatcctcttccctccccaccccatccattaatattattcttttgaAGATTCTTCGTTGTCAAGCCGCCAAAGTGGAGAATGCGATCGCAGAAGTGGGTGCTTCTCGTTTCAGCGCTTCTTCGGGCGGAGGAGGAAGTAGGGGTGCACCTCAGCACTATCCCAAGACTGCTGGTAACAGCGAGTTCCCGGGGGAAACCCCAGGGCAAAACGCTCAGAAATGGATTCCTGCACGAAGCCCTAGACGAGATGATAACTCCGCAGCAAACAACTCCGCAAATGAAAAAGAACGACGTGATGCAATCTTCAGGAAAGTAAGAGGTATATTAAACAAGCTTACTCCTGAGAAGTTTGACAAGCTATGCCTTGAGCTCCTCAATGTGGGTGTAGAGTCTAAACTCATCCTTAAAGGGGTCATACAGCTGATTGTGGAAAAAGCCCTAGAAGAGCCAAAGTATAGCTCACTGTATGCTCACTTATGTCTGCGATTGGCAGAAGATGCACCAAACTTTGATGGCCCAGCAGCAGAGGGTCAACCAGGACAGAAgcaaagcacaacattcagatgCCTCCTAATTTCCAAATTACAAGATGAATTTGAAAACCAAACCAGAAATGTTGATGTCTATGATAAGCGTGAAAATCCCCTCCTCCCTGAGGAGGAGGAACAGAGAGCTATTGCCAAGATCAAGATGTTGGGGAACATCAAATTCATTGGAGAACTTGGAAAGCTTGATCTTATTCATGAATCTATCCTTCATAAGTGCATCAAAAcacttttggaaaaaaagaagagagtccAACTCAAAGATATGAGAGAGGATTTGGAGTGCCTCTGTCAGATAATGAGGACAGTGGGGCCTAGATTAGACCATGAACGAGCCAAGCCCTTAATGGATCAGTACTTTGCCCGAATGTGCTCCTTGATGTTAAGTAAGGAATTGCCGGTGAGGATTCGTTCCCTGCTGCAGGATGCTGTAGAGTTGCGAGAATACCATTGGGCTCCTTGCAAAGCTTTTCTTGACAATGGACCAAAGATGATCAATCAAATCCGTCAAGATGCAGGAAAAGATCTAGGAGTATTTATTCCTGCTCCTATGGCTCAAGGGATGAGAAGTGACTTCT TGGAGGGACTGTTTATGCCACCCAGGATGAAAATAGATAGGGACCCACTTGGAGGACTTGCTGATATGTTTGGACAAATGCCAGGAAGCGGAATTGGTATTGGCCCAGGAGTTATCCAGGATAGATTTTCACCCACCATGGGGCGCCATCGTTCAAATCAGCTCTTCAGTGGCCATGGGGGACACATCATGCCTCCCACACAGTCGCAGTTTGGGGAGATGGGAGGCAAGTTTATGAAAAGCCAGGGGCTAAGCCAGCTCTACCATAACCAGAGTCAGGGACTCTTATCCCAGCTGCAAGGACAGTCGAAGGATATGCCACCTCGGTTTTTTAAGAAAGGACAGCTTAATGCAGATGAGGTTAGCTTGAGGCCTGCTCAGTCTTTCCTAATGAATAAAAATCAAGtctctttaaaagaaacatgGTTTACTTGCACAAAACTGATCAGTTTTGAGAGATCGTAA